The following nucleotide sequence is from Desulfovibrio aminophilus DSM 12254.
TGCAGGGGCAGGCCCGCCTTCCGGGCCGCGAGATCCCAGAGCGCGTCGTCCGCTCCGGCCAGACACTGCTGGATGGGCCCGTACTCGGCGGTCTGGAGCATCAGGGTGTGCGTGGCCCGGGTCAGTTCCGCGGCCGCCTCGGACGGCCCCCGGAATTCCCGTCCCAGCAGGAGCGGGGCGAAGACCGAGCGCAGCAGCCCGGCCCGGTGTTCGGCCCCGCAGTCGGGGAAGTTGCACCAGACCTCGCCCCAGCCGTGCGCGCCGCTTTCGTCCTCCAGGCGCAGAAGCACCGAGGGACGGTCGCGCATGACCCCGAAGGAGGTGGTCACGGGCGTGTCGATGGGCGCGCGGTAGACCCGGATCTCCACGCGGCGGACGCGCAGCGTGTCGGTTTCAATGACGGCGTTCCCGCTGTTCATGCCGCGCACCTCGCGGACCGGGACTTGCGGAAGGCCCGCAAGGCCGTGAAGAAGATGCTGGCCACGGTGAGAATGATGAAGACCCAGCTGATGGGCGAAGCGAAGAACACCTCGTAGCCTCCGTTGGAGATGATCAGGGACCGGCGCAGGTTGTCCTCGAACATGGGGCCCAGGATGAAGGCGATGATGAACGGCGCGGGCGGCGTATGGGTGAGGAGCATGAGATAGCCCACGCCCCCGGCGACGATCATGACCAGCACGTCGAGCATGCTGTTGTTCACCGCGTAGACGCCGAAGACGCAGAGCACCATGACCGAGGGGAACAGGAGCCGCTTGGGGATGTTGACCACCTTGGAGAAGACGCGGATCACGCCGCGTCCGGCCAGGTACATCATGAACGAGCTGAACAGGATGCCGATGAACAGGGCGTAGACCAGGGGCGCGTTCTGCTTGAAGATCAGCGGGCCGGGGGTCAGGCCGTGGATCATGAAGGCCCCGAGCATGATGGCCGTGATCGGGTCGCCGGGCACGCCCAGGGAGAGCAGCGGGATCATGGTCGAGCCGCAGCAGCCGCTGTTGCCCGACTCGGCGGCGGCCACGCCCTCCAGTTCGCCCTTGCCGAACTCGTCGCCGTTCTTGGAGGTCCGCCGGGCCTCGCTGTAGGAGAGGAAGGCGGCCGGAGCCGGGCCCACGGCCGGGATCGCGCCCATGACCACGCCGATGAGGCTGCCGCGCAGGATGGTCTTCAGGCTGGCCCGGAACTCGGGCCAGGTGAGCCGCCCGGCGTCCACCTTGGCGATCTGGCCCGCGTCGCCGCCGCCCACGCCCTGAAGCATCTCGGGCAGGGCGAAGAGGCCGATGAGCACGGGGATGAAGTTGATCCCGGCCATGAGGTCCGCGTTGCCGAAGGTCAGGCGCTCGGTGGAGAACATGAGGTCCAGGCCCACGGTGGCCGCCAGCAGGCCCAGGCCCGCCGAGATGAAGCCCTTGATGGCCGAGCCGCCGGACACGCCCGCGATCATGGTCATGGAGAAGCAGATCAGGGTGAAGAACTCCGGCGGGCCGAAGCGCATGGCGAAGGCCGCGATCCAGCCGGTGCAGAAGATGAGCGAAAGGTTGGAGACGAAGTCGGCGGCGCAGGAGGCGTAGAGGGCCATGTCCAGGGCCTTGCGGGCCTGGCCCTTCTCGGTGAGGGGATAGCCGTCGAGCACCGTGCAGGAGGCCGCCGGAGTGCCCGGGGTCTTGATCAGGATGGCCGAGATCGAGCCCCCGTAGATGGCCCCCTTGTAGAGTCCCACCAGCAGGAGCAGGCCGGTGATGGGGTGCATGTAGAAGGTGAAGGGCAGGGCCAGGGCCACGGCCATGTTGCCGGTGAGGCCGGGAATGGCCCCGATGACCACGCCGAAGATCATT
It contains:
- a CDS encoding tripartite tricarboxylate transporter permease yields the protein MIENLSAALALIATWYNLAAIAAGMIFGVVIGAIPGLTGNMAVALALPFTFYMHPITGLLLLVGLYKGAIYGGSISAILIKTPGTPAASCTVLDGYPLTEKGQARKALDMALYASCAADFVSNLSLIFCTGWIAAFAMRFGPPEFFTLICFSMTMIAGVSGGSAIKGFISAGLGLLAATVGLDLMFSTERLTFGNADLMAGINFIPVLIGLFALPEMLQGVGGGDAGQIAKVDAGRLTWPEFRASLKTILRGSLIGVVMGAIPAVGPAPAAFLSYSEARRTSKNGDEFGKGELEGVAAAESGNSGCCGSTMIPLLSLGVPGDPITAIMLGAFMIHGLTPGPLIFKQNAPLVYALFIGILFSSFMMYLAGRGVIRVFSKVVNIPKRLLFPSVMVLCVFGVYAVNNSMLDVLVMIVAGGVGYLMLLTHTPPAPFIIAFILGPMFEDNLRRSLIISNGGYEVFFASPISWVFIILTVASIFFTALRAFRKSRSARCAA